In a genomic window of Methanosarcina horonobensis HB-1 = JCM 15518:
- a CDS encoding DUF7847 domain-containing protein: MYEDFGTILNRGFKTWVRNLNICIPFVLNFFVNLILSVFFIGILGALLFASGSGSVIDPTSLSEEELYSVFWEGFTNNIPGSLALILVFFLLGMFLQAFFTAGAIGMAKKASETGDTVFSDMLRSGSKNGFRLFLTSLMVALILLAGIAFLVPGAVTIGDLNSLIKNPEVPVQGIGVLTIGILLWAIYLLAINIALSLAPYALIIDELEPLDALKSGYRFFRTNKLDVFFIWIISVGLAFFNGFVGEFLGSQSILISGITYFVPIFILQPLTAVLWTRLYMVGEERELYNPYDLLSDPEKF, from the coding sequence ATGTATGAAGATTTTGGAACAATATTAAATAGAGGGTTCAAGACCTGGGTTAGAAATCTAAATATTTGTATTCCATTTGTCCTGAATTTTTTTGTTAATTTGATTCTTTCTGTCTTTTTCATTGGAATATTGGGTGCCCTGCTATTCGCTTCGGGTTCGGGAAGCGTAATTGACCCTACTAGTCTTTCGGAGGAGGAACTTTACTCCGTATTCTGGGAAGGATTTACGAATAACATTCCAGGCTCACTGGCTTTGATTCTCGTTTTCTTCCTGCTTGGTATGTTCTTGCAGGCCTTTTTTACCGCAGGAGCAATCGGGATGGCAAAAAAAGCTTCCGAAACCGGAGATACTGTTTTCTCGGACATGTTAAGATCAGGCTCGAAAAACGGTTTCAGGCTTTTTCTCACAAGCCTGATGGTCGCCCTAATATTACTTGCAGGCATTGCATTTTTAGTGCCCGGAGCCGTTACAATCGGAGATCTGAACAGCCTTATAAAAAACCCCGAGGTTCCTGTACAGGGCATAGGAGTGCTGACTATAGGAATCCTTCTCTGGGCAATATATTTATTGGCAATAAATATCGCACTTTCCCTTGCTCCCTACGCCCTCATAATAGACGAACTTGAACCCCTTGATGCTCTTAAATCTGGATACAGATTTTTCAGGACCAATAAACTCGATGTTTTCTTTATCTGGATAATTTCTGTTGGGCTCGCTTTCTTTAACGGCTTTGTAGGTGAGTTTCTGGGTTCTCAAAGCATTCTGATTTCAGGCATTACATATTTCGTGCCCATATTCATACTGCAGCCGCTTACTGCTGTCCTGTGGACCCGGCTTTACATGGTAGGGGAAGAAAGAGAACTCTATAACCCATATGATCTGCTTTCCGATCCTGAAAAGTTTTAA
- a CDS encoding DUF523 domain-containing protein codes for MKKLENYNSCTVPDNSTEPENPANSRKFSVPDKSEIDNTQKEVLVLGHCLLNPLARVKGAKPATPVDTKGANVIQLPCPESMYLGVRRREITKDQLDHPAYRRFCREIFTPLADMLEDLAANGVSIRIVGVPKSPSCGVRITSVGGEPGKSKEFHHRHVQEPGVFMEEIIKELKRRGVKFEIEDARR; via the coding sequence ATGAAAAAGCTGGAAAATTACAACTCCTGTACAGTCCCGGATAACTCCACAGAACCCGAAAATCCCGCAAATTCCAGAAAATTCTCGGTTCCGGACAAATCTGAAATAGATAACACACAGAAAGAAGTACTTGTACTCGGGCACTGCCTCCTTAACCCCCTTGCAAGGGTAAAAGGAGCAAAGCCAGCTACCCCGGTTGACACAAAAGGCGCAAACGTTATCCAGCTCCCCTGCCCGGAATCAATGTACCTGGGAGTGAGGCGCAGGGAAATCACCAAAGACCAGCTCGACCACCCAGCCTACAGACGCTTCTGCAGAGAAATCTTCACCCCGCTTGCAGATATGCTTGAAGATCTTGCAGCAAACGGCGTAAGCATCAGGATTGTAGGCGTCCCGAAAAGCCCCTCCTGCGGAGTCAGAATAACAAGCGTAGGAGGCGAGCCCGGAAAATCAAAGGAGTTCCACCACAGACATGTCCAGGAACCAGGGGTGTTTATGGAAGAGATAATAAAAGAGCTTAAAAGGCGTGGAGTTAAGTTTGAGATAGAGGATGCTAGAAGGTAA
- a CDS encoding molybdenum cofactor guanylyltransferase has product MDKKTEFKEQKKGSRSAIILAGGRGRRMGMVEKALLEFEGKTILERLIENLFRVVDEVILSVRDNSQKEKLVPVREKFPDREIRFCFDTLEDAGPLEGIRAGLLESRSECSFVCAGDMPFVNSEVVDLLFVKASGHDAAIPRWNDKMFEPLHAVYSIKMLPEIEKAFEKGKHSVLAPVFQMKDVVFVEVSEIRELDPELRTFVNINTVEDLESMIGSAVEKTKL; this is encoded by the coding sequence ATGGATAAAAAAACGGAATTTAAAGAACAGAAAAAGGGTTCTAGAAGTGCTATTATCTTGGCAGGCGGAAGAGGTCGCAGGATGGGCATGGTCGAAAAAGCCCTTCTCGAATTTGAAGGAAAAACCATCCTCGAACGCCTGATTGAAAATCTGTTCCGGGTTGTGGACGAGGTTATCCTTTCGGTCCGTGACAATTCGCAGAAAGAAAAACTCGTTCCTGTGCGTGAAAAATTTCCGGACCGGGAAATTCGTTTCTGTTTTGACACTCTGGAAGATGCAGGCCCTCTTGAAGGCATTAGGGCAGGGCTGCTTGAATCAAGATCTGAGTGCTCTTTTGTGTGCGCCGGAGATATGCCTTTTGTAAACTCCGAGGTTGTTGACCTGCTGTTTGTGAAAGCAAGCGGGCACGATGCTGCTATCCCAAGATGGAATGATAAAATGTTTGAGCCTCTGCATGCAGTCTATTCCATAAAGATGCTTCCTGAAATCGAAAAAGCCTTCGAGAAAGGAAAACATTCCGTACTTGCGCCGGTTTTTCAAATGAAGGATGTTGTTTTTGTTGAGGTTTCGGAGATTCGGGAACTTGATCCTGAGCTGAGGACTTTTGTGAATATTAATACGGTTGAAGATCTTGAGAGTATGATTGGGTCAGCGGTGGAAAAAACAAAATTATAA